In one Legionella clemsonensis genomic region, the following are encoded:
- a CDS encoding CDGSH iron-sulfur domain-containing protein: MIKDDDRPPFFPIPYEVEEGTTYYWCGCGKSQTQPLCDRKDCGAQCVPYKAIITETVYFCGCKETKDPPLCDGSHAKVMLEFLKKRKN, from the coding sequence ATGATAAAGGATGATGATAGACCTCCTTTTTTCCCTATTCCTTACGAGGTAGAGGAGGGAACAACTTATTATTGGTGCGGTTGTGGCAAAAGTCAAACCCAGCCACTCTGTGACCGAAAGGATTGTGGCGCACAATGTGTGCCATATAAAGCTATAATTACAGAGACAGTCTATTTTTGTGGCTGTAAAGAAACGAAGGATCCACCGCTGTGTGACGGATCACACGCTAAAGTGATGCTTGAATTTCTTAAAAAAAGGAAAAATTAA